From the genome of Winogradskyella forsetii, one region includes:
- a CDS encoding prohibitin family protein, translating to MEKLPKVGLPILIGVVILIIVIAKSAVTIDSGEAGVLFKTFGEGVVTDEPPMGEGFHIVAPWNKVFVYEVRRQEIFEKMKVLSSNGLDIQLDASVWYQPDQANLGKLHQEIGDNYLNRIILPTIRSAARSVVGRYTPEQLYSSKRDAIQEEIFEETKKIVKGQHILIDEILVRDVTLPPTIKDAIERKLKQEQESLEYEFRLVTADKEAQRQIIEAQGKADANKILSASLTDKILQDKGIEATIKLSESTNSKVVVIGSGDSGMPIILGN from the coding sequence ATGGAAAAATTACCAAAGGTTGGATTACCGATTTTAATTGGAGTCGTAATTTTAATAATTGTAATAGCTAAATCAGCTGTGACAATAGATTCTGGAGAAGCTGGGGTTTTATTTAAAACATTTGGAGAAGGTGTTGTGACTGATGAGCCACCAATGGGTGAAGGGTTTCATATAGTGGCACCTTGGAATAAGGTGTTTGTTTATGAGGTAAGAAGACAAGAGATTTTTGAAAAAATGAAAGTGTTGTCTTCCAACGGCCTGGATATTCAATTGGATGCTTCAGTATGGTATCAGCCAGATCAGGCAAATTTAGGAAAATTACATCAGGAAATTGGAGATAACTATCTAAACCGTATTATATTGCCTACTATACGGTCGGCAGCGCGAAGTGTGGTAGGTCGCTATACACCGGAACAATTGTATTCCAGTAAACGTGATGCCATTCAAGAAGAGATTTTTGAGGAAACCAAAAAAATTGTCAAAGGTCAACATATTCTTATTGATGAAATTTTAGTGAGAGATGTCACATTGCCGCCAACAATTAAAGACGCCATTGAGCGGAAGTTGAAGCAAGAACAGGAATCTTTGGAATACGAATTCAGATTGGTCACCGCAGATAAAGAAGCGCAGCGACAAATTATTGAAGCACAAGGTAAAGCTGATGCCAATAAAATTTTAAGTGCCTCTTTAACGGATAAGATTTTACAAGATAAAGGTATAGAAGCGACTATTAAATTATCTGAATCCACAAATAGTAAAGTGGTAGTTATTGGTTCTGGAGATAGCGGAATGCCTATTATTTTGGGTAATTAG
- a CDS encoding zinc-dependent metalloprotease — translation MKPTKSAFLFYLFFLSFTLSFAQNQCGFDAQREQLRQDPNFVTLEKAAEKRLQKAIENRSFSRMAGDILTIPVVIHVLHLGEAEGVGSNISDAQIQSSIDNLNDYYRGRIATSPIDFEIEFVLAQRDPNCNATSGINRIDASGLPGYSDYGVNVNNSNGVSYNDIVALSSWPKNDYFNIWIVTELDGNNGGFGFQGYAYFYNDNANFHGSVMMSTVFGYDPGNTNGWGLNSNGDNSTVVHEAGHFFNLYHTFQGDGSGGSCPADTTIGTDSDGCADTVPHRRETSTCPSNNSCTGNPWVDNNTINNIMSYYNCADRLTNDQKTRVRAAMEDTAIVNSKGHLAPIIGFTAPNAVCTTNTVLTYFAGIVSVELNGVSAISSVSAIDGGNLDKSGGCTHPFEIDTSVSNTLNIGVSDNLNQLGVWIDWNNDGDFDDDAEEQYLITQDIAAFSTVPVNLIYPTNIPYGDFIRIRIINELDSRYAETEAIDSACFQNLYYGQSEDYTIYVKPSGSTTYTYNNGWSPNDPNGTAGANDDIIVETGNAVILSNTTCNTLTINPGAALIVNSGVILTTNESNLNSTSQLYSSLIVDGTITGTVNYHRYTAQIGTNDLISAPVVDQTFGAFEMANSNLASSGTLRAFAPYVTSAGAYQNYDTSTNASTVINAGTGYKAATTDGSTLTFTGTVRTNDVLDVPISDATAGSAWNLIGNPYPSYMNFETFFTTNAGEFDPNNAYQAIYGYDGNGGWTVWNFTSIVDISEDEYLAPGQAFFVKAKSGGGLVDFTTNMRTTGTSDDFIAGRDISTNVALCKLNLSSSSNTTSTKIYFIEGTTRALDVGYDAASYAGSTAGYSIFSNLVEDNSGLGMEIQALPYNDLNNVIIPIGVKAHAHEQLTISIADVSYLPSGVNVYLNDTVENTVTLLNTNDYTFIASHQLVGTGRFYIQYATQALSVTDGELNNLNIYATTTPKEIVIKGVLKGKSEAKLYDVQGRLVLIKVLNASQISNRIDASSLSAGIYVLKVAHENQVETKKLIIK, via the coding sequence ATGAAACCTACTAAAAGCGCCTTTTTATTCTATTTGTTTTTTCTTTCTTTTACACTATCCTTTGCACAAAATCAATGTGGTTTTGATGCTCAAAGAGAACAACTTCGCCAAGATCCCAACTTTGTGACCTTGGAAAAGGCAGCAGAAAAAAGATTACAGAAAGCCATCGAGAACAGAAGTTTTTCTAGAATGGCCGGAGACATACTCACCATACCTGTAGTAATTCATGTATTGCATTTAGGTGAGGCTGAAGGTGTAGGAAGTAATATTTCCGATGCTCAAATACAAAGTAGTATAGATAATTTAAATGATTATTATAGAGGACGTATTGCAACAAGTCCAATAGATTTTGAAATTGAATTTGTCCTGGCTCAAAGAGATCCGAACTGTAACGCGACTTCTGGTATTAATAGAATTGACGCTTCTGGGCTTCCAGGCTATTCGGATTATGGGGTAAATGTTAACAATTCCAATGGAGTGAGTTATAATGACATAGTGGCATTAAGTAGCTGGCCAAAAAATGATTATTTTAATATTTGGATTGTGACAGAGTTAGATGGGAATAATGGAGGGTTTGGCTTTCAAGGCTATGCTTATTTTTATAACGACAATGCCAACTTTCATGGTTCGGTAATGATGTCCACCGTTTTTGGTTATGACCCTGGAAATACCAATGGTTGGGGACTAAATTCTAATGGAGATAACAGTACGGTTGTCCATGAAGCAGGTCATTTTTTTAATCTATATCATACTTTTCAAGGTGATGGTAGTGGAGGTTCGTGTCCTGCGGATACAACCATTGGAACAGACAGTGATGGTTGTGCAGACACAGTTCCGCATAGAAGAGAAACAAGTACTTGCCCTTCAAATAATAGTTGTACAGGTAATCCTTGGGTAGATAATAATACCATTAATAATATAATGAGTTATTATAATTGTGCCGACCGACTTACTAATGATCAAAAAACAAGGGTTCGTGCAGCAATGGAAGATACAGCAATTGTAAACTCAAAAGGACATTTGGCGCCAATTATCGGATTTACTGCACCAAATGCCGTATGTACTACCAATACAGTTTTAACCTATTTTGCCGGAATTGTTAGTGTGGAATTGAATGGAGTTTCCGCTATTTCATCAGTTTCTGCAATTGATGGCGGAAACTTAGATAAAAGTGGAGGTTGTACACATCCCTTTGAAATTGATACATCTGTTTCTAATACACTAAATATTGGTGTCTCAGACAATTTGAATCAATTAGGAGTGTGGATTGATTGGAATAATGATGGTGATTTTGACGATGATGCGGAGGAACAATATTTAATAACTCAAGACATTGCCGCATTTAGTACTGTGCCTGTAAATCTTATATATCCTACTAACATACCTTATGGTGATTTTATTAGAATTAGAATAATTAATGAGTTGGATAGCAGATATGCTGAAACTGAAGCTATTGATTCTGCATGTTTTCAAAATTTATATTACGGCCAATCCGAAGATTATACGATTTATGTTAAACCAAGCGGTTCAACCACATATACCTATAATAACGGATGGTCACCAAATGACCCGAATGGTACTGCAGGTGCTAATGATGATATCATCGTTGAAACTGGTAATGCAGTCATCTTAAGTAACACCACATGTAATACCCTAACTATTAATCCAGGAGCTGCATTAATCGTTAATTCGGGAGTTATTTTAACCACTAATGAATCTAACTTAAACTCTACTTCACAATTATACTCAAGTTTGATTGTTGACGGAACTATTACAGGAACCGTAAACTATCATAGATATACAGCCCAAATAGGAACAAATGACCTAATTTCAGCACCTGTAGTTGATCAGACTTTTGGTGCGTTTGAAATGGCAAATTCAAATTTGGCTTCATCTGGAACATTAAGGGCATTTGCACCTTATGTTACTAGCGCAGGAGCATATCAAAATTACGATACAAGTACGAATGCTTCCACGGTAATTAATGCTGGTACTGGTTATAAAGCCGCAACAACGGATGGAAGTACGCTAACCTTTACAGGAACAGTTAGAACTAATGATGTTTTAGATGTTCCTATTTCTGATGCCACCGCTGGTTCTGCTTGGAACCTTATTGGGAATCCGTATCCTTCGTATATGAATTTTGAAACCTTCTTTACGACCAATGCTGGCGAGTTTGACCCAAACAATGCTTACCAAGCTATTTACGGCTATGATGGCAATGGAGGATGGACAGTTTGGAACTTTACATCTATAGTTGATATCTCAGAGGATGAATACCTTGCACCTGGCCAAGCCTTTTTTGTAAAAGCAAAATCAGGAGGCGGTTTAGTGGATTTTACAACCAATATGCGAACGACAGGTACTTCTGATGATTTTATTGCTGGAAGGGATATTTCGACAAATGTTGCTTTATGCAAATTGAACTTAAGCAGTTCCTCAAATACTACATCCACTAAAATTTACTTTATAGAAGGCACCACCAGAGCATTAGACGTTGGCTATGATGCAGCATCTTATGCCGGAAGTACGGCGGGGTACTCAATTTTCTCCAATCTCGTGGAAGATAATTCTGGTTTGGGTATGGAGATTCAAGCACTACCTTATAATGATTTGAACAATGTTATTATTCCCATCGGAGTTAAGGCACATGCTCATGAGCAGTTAACTATATCCATTGCTGATGTATCCTATTTACCTTCAGGTGTTAATGTTTATTTGAACGATACTGTAGAAAATACAGTTACATTATTAAATACCAATGATTACACCTTTATAGCATCTCATCAACTTGTTGGAACTGGTCGATTTTATATTCAATATGCAACCCAAGCGCTATCTGTTACTGATGGCGAATTGAACAATTTAAATATTTATGCAACCACAACACCAAAGGAAATTGTGATTAAAGGTGTATTGAAAGGTAAAAGCGAAGCTAAATTATATGATGTTCAAGGGCGTTTGGTTTTAATTAAAGTCTTAAATGCATCTCAGATCTCAAATAGAATTGATGCTTCATCGCTAAGCGCAGGAATTTATGTTCTAAAAGTTGCTCATGAAAATCAGGTTGAAACAAAAAAGTTGATAATTAAGTAA
- a CDS encoding T9SS type A sorting domain-containing protein, with amino-acid sequence MKNLKTTLIILFVLCVFNPSNAQENSGFDIQNRNADGNYTASARAETSGITYTYNNGWSPSSPLSAATSLDDIIIESGTANITANTSCNILTVDPGAAIVIDSGVTLTTDAINLNSNSQQYSSLISDGTIVGTVTYKRYTSQIGTNDLISAPISGQLFPDFAALNLNLAASGTLRAFAPFDTSSGAYQNYDVLSNETTSIDAGMGYRAATTDGSALTFTGVARTDDVLDVVISDDTASGAWNLIGNPYPSYLDFDAFFTLNKSQLNNTSYQAIYGYDGDLSNGWTVWNQATADSPAIVELIAPGQAFFVKAKSGGGLIDFTTAMRCTGSSDDFILGRASSSAHHGFIRLNSSSGSLEYSTDFYFNSNATQGFDPGYDSALYSAIPPAFSLYSHLVEGNSGTPFGVQSFDPDSMYNVVVPLGVNVNQGQETTFHILETDMPDDINVYLEDTANNSFTLLNTSDYVFTPNDNLTGTGRFYLRFSTTALSVVQSDFETIVIQADNKNKTININGQLHSETNTKLYDVNGRVILTNVLSANTSKQVIDVSHLSAGIYIIELNSNTSQRRVEKLIIN; translated from the coding sequence ATGAAAAACTTAAAAACTACTTTGATTATTCTCTTTGTTTTGTGCGTTTTCAATCCATCGAATGCACAAGAAAACTCTGGATTCGATATCCAAAACCGAAATGCTGATGGCAATTATACTGCTAGCGCAAGAGCAGAAACTTCAGGAATAACCTATACCTATAATAATGGATGGTCGCCAAGCAGCCCGCTTAGTGCCGCGACTTCCCTTGATGATATTATTATTGAGTCAGGTACGGCAAACATTACGGCAAACACATCATGTAATATTTTAACCGTAGATCCTGGTGCTGCTATAGTTATTGATTCTGGTGTTACTTTGACTACAGACGCTATAAACTTAAATTCTAATTCCCAACAATATTCAAGTTTGATCTCCGATGGAACTATTGTTGGAACTGTAACTTATAAAAGATATACATCTCAAATAGGTACGAACGATTTAATTTCTGCACCAATTTCAGGGCAACTTTTTCCTGATTTTGCAGCTTTAAATCTAAATTTAGCGGCTTCTGGTACATTAAGAGCTTTCGCCCCTTTTGACACATCATCTGGAGCTTATCAGAATTATGACGTGCTTTCCAATGAGACAACCTCAATTGATGCAGGCATGGGATATAGAGCGGCAACAACGGACGGAAGTGCATTAACCTTTACAGGTGTAGCTAGAACGGACGATGTTTTAGATGTCGTAATATCAGATGACACTGCTAGTGGAGCCTGGAACTTAATTGGAAATCCATATCCATCATATCTTGATTTTGACGCGTTCTTTACTCTAAATAAATCACAATTAAATAATACCTCGTACCAAGCTATCTATGGTTATGACGGCGATTTATCTAATGGTTGGACAGTTTGGAACCAGGCAACAGCAGACTCACCAGCTATCGTTGAGTTGATTGCTCCTGGCCAAGCCTTTTTTGTAAAAGCTAAATCTGGTGGTGGACTAATTGATTTTACAACAGCAATGCGATGTACAGGTTCTTCTGATGATTTTATTTTAGGTAGAGCGTCATCATCTGCTCATCACGGATTTATAAGATTAAATTCATCTTCAGGCAGTTTGGAATATAGCACAGATTTTTATTTCAATAGTAATGCCACACAGGGTTTTGATCCTGGTTATGATTCAGCACTATACAGTGCAATACCTCCTGCATTTTCACTTTATTCCCATTTAGTAGAAGGCAATTCAGGAACTCCTTTCGGTGTTCAATCATTTGATCCAGATTCAATGTATAATGTTGTAGTGCCTTTAGGCGTTAACGTTAACCAAGGACAAGAAACAACATTCCATATTCTTGAGACCGATATGCCAGATGACATCAATGTATACTTAGAAGATACTGCTAATAATTCCTTTACATTATTAAATACTAGTGATTATGTTTTTACACCTAATGACAATTTAACTGGTACTGGTCGTTTTTATCTTAGATTTAGTACAACTGCGCTTAGTGTGGTTCAATCAGACTTCGAAACCATAGTTATCCAAGCTGATAATAAGAATAAGACAATTAATATTAATGGTCAATTACATAGTGAAACCAACACGAAATTGTACGATGTTAATGGTCGGGTTATTCTTACTAATGTATTAAGTGCCAATACTTCAAAGCAAGTTATAGATGTGAGTCATTTAAGTGCTGGCATTTATATCATAGAATTAAATAGTAATACAAGTCAAAGACGAGTAGAAAAGCTGATAATCAATTAA
- a CDS encoding tRNA pseudouridine synthase A, translating into MFNKRYYYLIKIQYLGYRFHGWQKQPDVKTVHLMIDRTLKFILQDIKFKTLGAGRTDAMVSANEAALELFIYNEPIEDFEAFLDLFNHNLPQDIRALSIEEVDKEFNIIQDSKLKEYHYVFSEGRKNHPFCAPILTTILEPLDVELMKQGAKLFEGSHNFKTYCYRATDKGEYFRTIESSEIMNNTLYTANFFPEVSYVFKVIGKGFMRNQIRLMFGCLIKLGRGEVTLDYIEETLKKDSTEVMDFIAPASGLILHSVNFE; encoded by the coding sequence ATGTTTAACAAACGCTATTACTACTTAATAAAAATTCAATATTTAGGCTATCGTTTTCATGGTTGGCAAAAACAACCCGATGTAAAAACGGTACATCTAATGATTGATCGCACTTTGAAGTTCATTCTTCAAGATATAAAATTTAAAACTTTAGGCGCAGGAAGAACAGATGCCATGGTATCTGCCAATGAAGCTGCTTTAGAACTATTTATATACAATGAACCTATCGAAGACTTCGAGGCTTTCTTAGACTTGTTCAATCATAATTTACCACAAGATATAAGAGCTTTATCTATTGAAGAAGTTGACAAGGAATTCAATATCATTCAAGATTCTAAACTAAAGGAATATCATTATGTGTTTTCAGAAGGGAGAAAAAACCATCCATTTTGTGCTCCAATCTTAACGACCATTCTTGAGCCTTTAGATGTTGAATTAATGAAACAAGGTGCCAAATTATTTGAAGGTTCACATAATTTTAAAACCTATTGTTATCGCGCTACGGACAAAGGTGAATATTTTAGAACTATAGAATCTTCTGAAATTATGAATAATACGCTCTATACAGCTAATTTTTTTCCTGAGGTATCTTATGTTTTTAAGGTCATAGGGAAGGGGTTTATGAGAAACCAAATTCGATTAATGTTTGGTTGTTTGATTAAATTGGGTAGAGGAGAAGTCACACTTGATTATATAGAGGAGACTTTAAAAAAAGACAGCACAGAAGTTATGGACTTTATAGCACCAGCTTCCGGTTTAATATTACATTCTGTGAATTTTGAATAA
- a CDS encoding Dps family protein, translating into MSYLNIKDDKLMPTVVELNTLLADYHIYYQNLRNFHWNILGENFFDLHVKFEELYNDARLKIDEIAERILTLRYHPMSKLEDYLKSASIKEVSSKLTDKEMVSTILNNHAILLKQMSNVVNKADEIGDEGTIDLIGAYIRELEKNSWMLDAFSKETSSQLNESLV; encoded by the coding sequence ATGAGTTATTTAAATATAAAGGACGATAAACTAATGCCAACAGTTGTAGAACTAAATACATTATTGGCAGATTATCATATTTACTATCAAAATTTAAGAAATTTTCATTGGAATATTCTTGGAGAGAACTTTTTTGACCTTCACGTAAAATTTGAAGAGCTATATAATGATGCGCGCCTCAAGATTGATGAAATCGCAGAGCGTATTTTGACATTGCGTTATCATCCAATGAGTAAACTAGAGGATTATTTGAAATCAGCATCCATAAAGGAAGTTTCTTCTAAGTTGACAGATAAGGAAATGGTTTCAACAATTTTAAACAACCACGCCATTCTTCTAAAGCAAATGTCTAATGTTGTAAACAAGGCGGATGAAATTGGCGACGAAGGAACTATCGATCTTATTGGGGCATACATTAGGGAATTGGAAAAAAACAGTTGGATGTTAGACGCATTTTCAAAGGAAACGTCTTCCCAATTAAATGAAAGTTTAGTTTAA
- a CDS encoding mechanosensitive ion channel family protein, giving the protein MKEQFNTALGNLVDKLIGWFNAIISNIPNLILAILVMVAAYFSAKYVSKLVNKLVDKRVEQDSIKRAIARVSAVVVVALGLFIALGVLNLGKALTSLLAGAGVVGLAIGLALQGTLANTFAGLLLSFRKKIQIGHWVETTGFSGEVMDINLKYFTLKEADNNMVVIPNRTILDNPLKNYSLTTKMRIFLECGVGYESDLEKVEQLTKETIANTFDQVESADDVEFYYTEFGGSSINYLCRFWIDAESMLEKLRAKTKAIIAIKKAYDKEDVNIPFPIRTLQFDNKLGVNSADLKEAYSKNQ; this is encoded by the coding sequence ATGAAAGAACAGTTCAATACCGCTTTAGGAAATCTCGTAGACAAATTAATTGGTTGGTTCAATGCCATAATTTCTAATATCCCCAATTTAATTTTGGCCATTTTAGTAATGGTGGCAGCCTATTTTTCTGCAAAATATGTCAGTAAATTGGTTAATAAATTAGTTGACAAAAGAGTTGAGCAAGATTCAATTAAAAGAGCTATTGCCCGTGTAAGTGCGGTAGTAGTAGTGGCATTAGGTCTTTTCATAGCACTCGGCGTTCTAAACTTGGGTAAAGCCTTGACGTCTTTACTTGCTGGTGCAGGTGTGGTTGGTTTAGCTATTGGTTTAGCCTTACAAGGTACTTTGGCAAATACATTTGCAGGACTACTTTTGTCTTTCAGAAAGAAAATACAAATTGGTCATTGGGTAGAAACTACTGGATTCTCAGGTGAAGTCATGGATATTAATCTGAAATATTTTACTTTAAAAGAAGCCGACAATAATATGGTGGTCATTCCCAACAGAACGATATTAGATAATCCTCTAAAAAACTATTCCTTAACTACAAAAATGAGGATTTTTCTAGAATGCGGAGTAGGGTATGAGTCTGATTTGGAAAAGGTAGAACAATTGACCAAAGAAACAATCGCCAATACATTTGACCAAGTAGAGTCTGCAGACGATGTGGAATTTTATTACACGGAATTTGGTGGAAGCTCTATCAACTATTTGTGCCGTTTCTGGATTGATGCCGAAAGCATGCTAGAAAAATTAAGGGCAAAGACCAAAGCTATCATCGCAATTAAAAAAGCATATGATAAAGAGGATGTTAATATCCCATTCCCAATTAGAACCCTTCAATTTGATAATAAGTTAGGTGTAAATTCAGCCGATTTGAAAGAAGCATATTCTAAAAATCAATAA
- a CDS encoding DUF2461 domain-containing protein encodes MNLSIPKELLTFFKKLENNNNRDWFNEHKPEFKAIEAKAKKAYNHLGELMGVHDQIEKIKIFRIYRDVRFSKNKLPYKTHFGGSFTRKKPELRGGYYLHIQPNNESFIATGFWDPNKEDLLRIRKEFEMDDSEIRDILKDKTFKSTWGNFTGDELKTAPKGFDKEHSAIDLIRRKQFIFVKKYSDEEVLADDFINEVNQAFKNVRPFLDYMSDVLTTNLNGESLL; translated from the coding sequence ATGAACCTTTCCATTCCTAAAGAATTACTGACGTTTTTTAAAAAGCTTGAAAACAATAACAATCGTGATTGGTTTAACGAACACAAGCCAGAATTTAAGGCCATTGAAGCCAAGGCAAAAAAAGCTTACAACCATTTGGGTGAATTGATGGGTGTTCACGATCAAATTGAAAAAATTAAAATATTTAGAATTTATAGGGATGTAAGATTTTCTAAAAACAAATTGCCATATAAAACCCATTTTGGAGGTTCCTTTACCAGAAAGAAACCAGAGCTAAGAGGTGGTTATTATTTGCATATACAACCAAATAACGAATCATTTATTGCGACTGGCTTTTGGGATCCCAATAAAGAAGATCTTTTACGCATCAGGAAAGAATTTGAAATGGATGATTCAGAAATACGTGATATTTTAAAAGATAAAACCTTTAAATCCACCTGGGGAAATTTTACAGGAGACGAGCTTAAAACAGCACCTAAAGGCTTCGACAAAGAGCATTCTGCCATAGATTTAATACGAAGAAAACAATTCATCTTTGTTAAGAAATACTCGGACGAAGAGGTTCTTGCAGATGATTTTATCAATGAAGTGAATCAAGCGTTTAAAAACGTGAGACCCTTTCTGGATTACATGAGCGACGTATTAACTACCAATTTGAATGGCGAATCTTTACTATAA
- a CDS encoding glyoxalase yields MASRFNNLLSIRPQILSAKVYEGISAEEAFQNTTLRPIIKLQHNLLVAVFENYIVKHKNIFFDLPMEDQLNYISNAIQKDIKFRNSLKGMIIGQFTVEEYELYIQNSSALNKRMMNIVKERLIQSVQLFTRPESLQEV; encoded by the coding sequence ATGGCTTCAAGATTTAATAACCTACTATCCATTAGACCTCAAATTTTATCTGCGAAAGTGTATGAAGGCATAAGTGCAGAAGAGGCATTTCAGAATACAACTTTAAGACCTATAATCAAACTACAGCACAATTTATTAGTTGCTGTTTTTGAAAATTATATTGTGAAACACAAAAACATATTTTTCGATCTACCCATGGAAGATCAGCTCAACTATATTTCCAATGCTATCCAGAAGGATATCAAATTCAGGAATTCACTGAAAGGAATGATTATTGGTCAGTTTACGGTAGAAGAATATGAACTTTATATTCAGAATTCATCAGCGCTCAATAAACGAATGATGAATATTGTTAAGGAACGTTTGATTCAAAGTGTTCAACTTTTTACACGACCTGAAAGTCTTCAGGAGGTTTAG
- a CDS encoding acyl-CoA thioesterase, with protein sequence MRFHTRKWVKPEDLNPNGTLFGGQLLAWIDEEAALYTIIQFENSKIVTKYISEINFMSSAVQGDIVELGIEVIKFGRSSITLKCEARNKMTRATILTVDNIVMVNLGEDGKPTPHGKTEIEFVKDRLKDS encoded by the coding sequence ATGAGATTCCACACCAGAAAATGGGTAAAACCCGAAGACCTAAATCCAAATGGCACTTTATTTGGCGGACAGCTTTTAGCTTGGATAGATGAAGAAGCTGCGCTTTATACCATCATTCAATTTGAAAATTCCAAAATTGTAACCAAATATATATCTGAAATTAATTTTATGAGTTCTGCCGTACAAGGCGATATTGTAGAACTAGGAATAGAGGTTATTAAATTTGGTAGATCTTCAATTACATTAAAATGTGAAGCCCGAAATAAAATGACCAGAGCAACCATATTAACCGTAGATAATATTGTCATGGTAAATTTAGGGGAAGATGGTAAACCAACGCCTCATGGAAAAACGGAAATAGAATTTGTAAAGGATAGGTTAAAAGATTCTTAG
- a CDS encoding mechanosensitive ion channel family protein, whose translation MLNIKHIFYDFLIEKGLSKDTASFLNMLVLLIAVIIIAFAIDYVTKRLLWRFSAGIAKRTKTDFDNILIDNKLPRNVAHVVPLIILIEFLPQIFSDFQYAESIISKTLKVVGIILTLSIIRSILKSIKDYLKTIPSYRDKPIDSYIQVFMIFAWLIGAFSAIAILTGISFFKFATTLGAASAIIILIFKDTILGFVASIQVSINDMVRIGDWITFEKYGADGDVIEINLATVKVQNWDMTITTIPTYALISDSFKNWRGMQSSGGRRIKRSVIIKVSTIKFLTEEDIEKLKKIQLVSEYIETKSKEIIEYNTEHGADKSVLINGINLTNFGVFRKYLQTYVEKHSAINEKMTLMVRQLEPTPQGIPMEIYCFSKDQRWENYEFIIGDIFDHVLAAVQYFELEIYELALGNKV comes from the coding sequence GTGCTTAATATAAAACATATTTTTTACGATTTTCTCATAGAAAAAGGCTTATCAAAAGATACCGCCAGTTTTTTGAATATGTTAGTTTTACTAATTGCAGTTATTATAATTGCGTTTGCCATAGACTATGTAACCAAACGACTTCTTTGGCGATTTTCTGCAGGTATCGCTAAGCGTACCAAAACGGATTTTGATAATATTTTAATTGACAATAAGCTACCTAGAAATGTAGCGCATGTTGTTCCGTTAATTATACTGATTGAATTTTTACCACAAATTTTCTCTGATTTTCAATATGCCGAATCCATAATTTCCAAAACTTTAAAAGTTGTTGGAATTATACTAACATTAAGTATTATACGCAGTATATTAAAATCAATAAAAGACTATCTTAAAACCATTCCGAGTTATAGAGACAAGCCCATAGACAGTTACATTCAAGTCTTTATGATCTTTGCGTGGCTTATAGGTGCGTTTTCTGCTATCGCCATATTAACAGGCATATCATTCTTTAAATTTGCTACGACTTTAGGAGCAGCTTCAGCAATTATTATTTTAATTTTTAAAGATACCATTCTTGGTTTTGTAGCCAGTATTCAAGTTTCAATAAATGATATGGTGCGCATTGGCGACTGGATCACGTTTGAGAAATATGGTGCAGATGGTGATGTTATAGAGATCAATTTAGCGACCGTAAAAGTTCAGAATTGGGACATGACCATTACCACAATTCCTACGTATGCCTTAATTTCAGATTCGTTTAAAAACTGGAGAGGTATGCAGTCTTCTGGAGGACGACGTATTAAACGCTCGGTGATCATTAAAGTTTCTACTATTAAATTTTTGACGGAAGAAGACATTGAAAAGCTCAAAAAAATTCAATTGGTCTCCGAATATATTGAAACCAAATCTAAAGAAATCATTGAATACAACACGGAACATGGTGCAGACAAATCGGTGTTGATAAACGGAATCAATTTAACCAACTTTGGAGTGTTTAGAAAATACCTCCAAACCTATGTTGAAAAGCATTCTGCCATCAATGAAAAAATGACCTTAATGGTACGTCAATTAGAACCGACGCCTCAAGGAATTCCTATGGAAATTTATTGTTTTAGTAAAGATCAGCGTTGGGAAAATTACGAGTTTATCATAGGTGATATCTTTGACCACGTTTTGGCAGCTGTTCAATATTTTGAACTGGAAATTTATGAATTGGCCTTAGGCAACAAAGTGTAA